A segment of the Nitrospirota bacterium genome:
CTTCAATTCTTGAATGAGTTCTTTCGCATCACTATTAGAAAATACCTTGACCTCTTGTGAAATATATACTTGTGTTCTCAGTTCCGCAGCCGAACCTTTTGCTATATTTAAGAATCTCTGGAAATCCGGGATACGATTTTTCCATACTTCTAAATCTTCAAAAGAAGCGCCCACAATTTTCTCTTACTTTTATATTTTTCTTAACCGTTAACTGTAAACTGTCAACTGTGAACCGTTACAATTTTACCTACTCAATTATATCCTTCAATTCAGCAATATCTTTTATCAGAAGATCAAACCCGGCATTGATAAGATCACTCTTGTGTCTGAAACCGTATTCCACACCTATTGTATAAATCCCTGCCCCCTTACCG
Coding sequences within it:
- a CDS encoding four helix bundle protein — its product is MVGASFEDLEVWKNRIPDFQRFLNIAKGSAAELRTQVYISQEVKVFSNSDAKELIQELK